The Bosea sp. AS-1 region ATGCCGACCCAGAGGAGGGCGGCCCATGTTCGCACCGTTCTTCCGCTGGCTCGAAAGCCGCATCGACGTCTTCGCTCCCTTCGACGAGGGCGAAACGCCGCCGCGCGGCGTCTGGCCCTTCATGTGGCACCACATCAAGGGCGTGAAGGGCTGGATGGCCCTGATCATGCTGACCGGCCTCGGCTTCAGCGGCATCGAGGCGGCGATGTATCTGATGGTCGGCTGGTTCGTCGACCTGCTCTCGACCCAGTCGCCCGCGACGATCTTCCGCGATCATGGCTGGGTCCTGGCGGGGGCGGCCTTCCTGCTCGTCGTGGTCAGGCCGCTGATCTATTTCGCCAACCACGCCATCGTCGACCAGGTCGTGGTGCCGCAGATCACCAACCAGATCCGCTGGCGCAACCATGTCTATACGCTCGGCCACGCGCTCTCCTATTTCCAGAACGACTTTGCCGGTCGGCTCTCGGCCCGCGTCATCCAGGCCGGGCAGTCGATCCGCGGTGCGACCATCGAAGTCATCGACGACCTCTGGTACGCGCTCGTCTTCGCCTCGGTCGCGATCGGCTTCTTCGGCAAGACCAGCCTGTGGCTGGCGCTGCCGGTGATCGCCTGGCTCGCGGCCTATGTCGCGCTGCTGATCTATTTCGTGCCTCGCGCCAAGAAGCGCTCGGAGGCGAATTCGCTCGGCCGCTCGAGTACGACCGGGCGGATCGTCGATTCCTATACCAATATCCTGACGGTGAAGCTGTTCGCGCGCGGTGACGCCGAGCGCTCGGCGGTGCGCGAATCGCTCGGCTGGTGGAACGACTCGTTCCTGAACCTGTCGCGGCTGATCACCGGGGTCAGCGTCATCCTGCAGACGATGAACAGCCTGCTCGTCGTCGCGACGGCCTGGCTGGCGCTGCTTCTGTGGAGTCAGGGCGAGATGACGCCCGGAGCCGTTGCCGCAGCGATCGGCCTGGTGCTGCGGCTCGTGCAGATGTCCGGCTGGCTGATCCATCTCGTGCGCGGCATCTTCGAGAATATCGGCTCGGTGCAGGAGAGCATGGAGACGATCGCCAAGCCGCACGACCTGCCTGACGCCGCCGATGCGGTGCCGCTGGTCGTCGACAGGGGCGCGATCCGCTTCGAGGCGATCCGTTTCAACTACGGCAGGGCGCAGGGGCTGTTCGAAGGGCTCGACCTATCGATCAAGCCAGGGGAGCGGGTCGGCCTTGTCGGCCCGTCGGGCGCCGGCAAGTCGACGCTGGTCAACCTGCTGCTGCGGCTCTACCCGCTCGACGGCGGGCGCATCCTGATCGATGGGCAGGACATCGCGCACGTCACGCAGGATTCGCTCAGGGCGCAGATCGGCATGGTGACGCAGGATAATTCGCTGCTGCACCGCTCGATCGGCGACAACATCGCCTATGGCCGCATCGGCGCGAACGAAGCCGAGATCGCGGAAGCCGCGCGGCAGGCGGAGGCGCACGAGTTCATCCTCGGCCTCGGCGACCAGGATGGTCGCAAGGGCTTCGATTCGCGTGTCGGCGAACGTGGCGTGAAGCTTTCCGGCGGCCAGCGCCAGCGCATCGCGATTGCTCGTGTGCTGCTGAAGGATGCGCCGATCCTGATCCTTGACGAGGCGACCTCGGCACTCGATTCGGAGGTCGAGGCGGCGATCCAGCAGCAGCTCGCGGCGCTGATGCAGGGCAAGACCGTGATCGCGATCGCGCACCGGCTCTCGACCATCGCGGAGCTTGACCGGCTGATCGTGCTCGACAAGGGGCGGATCGTCGACACCGGCAGCCATGAGGAGCTGATCGCGCGCGGCGGGCTCTACGCCCGGCTCTGGGCGCGCCAGTCGGGTGGATTCCTCGCTGCGGCCGATCCGGAAAAGCTCGCCGTCTGACGTCTACGCCAGCGGACTGTGCGCCATGCATGGCTAAGGCGTTCGCGACAGTAGACTTCGTCCAATCTGCATGTCAAAGAGCCCAAGGTGACGCCCCGCCGCATTGCGGAGGTGGCGGCGCGCCCCTATGAGGGCGAGAGACGACAATTTCGAGCTGTTCCAGCTCGCAAGACGTATGAGGGATTGGATCGTGGCGCACGCGACCGATACATCGACCGGAACAACCCGCCGCGATTTCATGCTGCTCGCGACCGGCGCCGCCGGCGCCGTCGCCGCCGGCTCCATCGTCGTTCCGCTGATCAGCCAGCTTGCGCCCGACGCGCAGACGGTTGCGGCAGGCGCGCCGATCGACGTCGATCTCACTCCGGTGGCCGAGGGCCAGGCGATCAAGCTGTTCTGGCGCGGCAAGCTGATCTTCGTGCGTCACCGCACCAAGAAGGAAATCGACGAGGCCAAGGCGGTCGACATCTCGACGCTGCGCGATCCGCAGACCGACGAACAGCGCACCAAGCCTGGCCACGAACAATACCTCATCGTCTTCGGCAACTGCACCCATCTCGGCTGCGTGCCGCTCGGCAATGCCCCGGGCGACCCGAAGGGTGACTTCGACGGCTGGTTCTGCCCCTGCCACGGCTCGCACTACGATTCCTCCGGCCGCATCCGCAAGGGCCCGGCGCCGCTCAACCTGCCGGTTCCGCCCTATGCCTTCACGGCGGACACCAAGATCAAGATCGGCTGAGCGCCGCGCTCGAAGCCTTTCGCCCAGATGAGACAGCCTTGAGGCATTCTTCATGAGTGGTCACAGTTCATACGTTCCGAAGACCGGTATCGAGCGCTGGCTTGATGCGCGCCTGCCGATCATCCGGCTGACCCATGATTCGGCGGTGTCCTACCCGGTCCCGCGCAACCTGAACTATCTGTGGACCTTCGGCGGTATCCTGGTCTTCATGCTGGTGGCGCAGATCATCACCGGCGTCATCCTGGTGATGCACTACACGCCGCATGCGACGATGGCCTTCAACTCCGTCGAGCACATCATGCGCGACGTGAACTATGGCTGGCTGCTACGCTACCTGCACTCCAACGGCGCCTCGATGTTCTTCGTTGCGGTCTATGTGCACATCTTCCGCGGCATCTATTACGGCTCGTACAAGGCTCCGCGCGAGGTGCTCTGGATCCTCGGCGTCGTCATCTTCCTGCTGATGATGGCCACCGCCTTCATGGGCTATGTGCTGCCCTGGGGCCAGATGTCCTTCTGGGGTGCGACCGTCATCACCAACCTGTTCTCGGCGCTGCCGGTGATCGGCGAGACGATCGTCACCTATCTGTGGGGTGGCTACTCGGTCGACAACCCGACGCTGAACCGCTTCTTCTCGCTGCACTACCTGCTGCCCTTCATGATCTTCGGCGTCGTCGTGCTGCACGTCTGGGCGCTGCACCATGTCGGCCAGAACAATCCCACCGGCGTCGAGGTGAAGAACGTCGAGAAGGACACGGTGCCCTTCACGCCCTACGCCACGATCAAGGACCTGTTCGGCATGGTCGTGTTCATGATCGTGTTCGGCTGGTTCGTGTTCTACCAGCCCAACTTCATGGGCCACGCCGACAACTACATCCCGGCCAATCCGGCCGCGACGCCGGCGCACATCGTTCCCGAATGGTACTTCCTGCCGTTCTACGCGATCCTGCGCGCCATCCCCGACAAGCTCGGCGGCGTCATCGCCATGGGCTCGGCCATCGTCGTGCTCGCCTTCCTGCCCTGGATCGACACCTCCAAGGTCAAGTCGATGAACTATCGGCCGATCGCGCGCCAGCTGTTCTGGGCCTGGCTCGCTGTCTGCATCGGTCTCGGCTATCTCGGCGCGATGCCGCCAGAAGGTGGCTTCGTCATCGCCTCGCAGATCTTCACGGTGCTGTATTTCGGCTTCTTCGTCGCGCTGTTCGTCGTCGGCCTGTTCGAGCGTCCCAAGGCGCTGCCGACCTCGATCGCCGACTCCGTGCTGGCTTCCGCCAAGGGTGGCTCGGCCGCCCGCATCGCGACCGCCACCGCGGCCGAACCGAACGTCAAGGGCTGACGGAACCATGAGCAGACTATCGTTTCGTCTGGCCCTGACGGGTCTTGCCGCCGGCCTCGCCTTCGGGGCTCTCTCGCTCCCGGCCGCCCGCGCCGCGGAAGGTGGCGTCAAGCCGCCGGAGCTGAGCTGGACCTTCTCCGGCCCGCTCGGCAAGTTCGACCGTGCGCAGCTCCAGCGCGGCTTCAAAGTCTTCAAGGAGGTCTGCTCGAGCTGCCACGCCGCCAGCCTCGTCGCCTTCCGCAACCTGTCCGAACCCGGCGGCCCCGAGTTCACGACCGGCCAGGTCGCGGCGCTTGCTGCGACGTATCAGATCAAGGACGGTCCGAACGATCAGGGCGAGATGTTCGAGCGTCCCGGCCGTCCGGCCGACCGATTCCCGGCTCCGTTCCCGAACGAGCAGGCAGCGCGGGCTGCCCAGGGCGGCGCCTACCCGCCGGACTTCTCGGTTCTGGCCAAGGCCCGCACCTATGAGCGCGGCTTCCCGACCTTCATCTTCGATATCTTCACCCAGTATCAGGAGCAGGGGCCGGACTACATCCACGCCCTGCTGACCGGATACAAGGAGCCGCCGGCCGGCTTCCAGGCCCTGCTGCCCGGGCAGAACTACAACGAGTACATGCCCGGCCACCTGATCGCGATGCCGAAGCCGCTTTCGGATGGTCAGGTCGAGTACCCCAAGGGGGCGGACGGCAAGCCGCAGGTGCCGGAGACGGTCGACCAGTACGCGCGCGACGTCGCTGCCTTCATGGTCTGGATGGCCGAGCCGCATCTGGAGCAGCGCAAGCGCATCGCGCTGTGGTTCATGCCCTTCCTCGTCATCCTCGCCTTCCTGCTCTACTTCAGCAAGAAGAGGATCTGGTCGCGGATGCCTGACGGTTCACCAGCGCACTGACGCTGCAGGATCGCACTGACGCTGCAGGATATTGTTCTGGAAAGGCCCCGCCGAGCGGGGCCTTTCTTTTTTCCGGAAATGAAATGCGGTTCGTGTGCCGCATCTTGTGTTGCGATCGTCATCGAAAGGTGGTCCCTTCCGCGCCCTTAACAAGGAAGCGATCATGAGCGAAGCCGTTCTCGGAATCATCGGCGGATCGGGCATCTACGATCTGCCGGGGTTGACCGATATCCGCGAGGAGCGGATCGAAAGCCCGTGGGGCGAACCCTCGGATGCGCTGCGGATCGGTCGGATCGGTTCCACAAAGATCGTCTTCCTGCCGCGGCACGGGCGCGGCCACGTCCTTTCGCCCTCCGACATCAACTATCGCGCCAATATCGACGTGCTGAAGCGGGCGGGTGTGACCGACCTCGTCTCGCTTTCGGCCTGCGGCTCCTACAAGGCAGAGCTCTATCCAGGGCTGTTCGTACTGGTCGACCAGTTCGTCGATCGCACGACCCGGCGTGAGAGCTCCTTCTTCGGCAAGGGCTGCGTCGCCCATGTCTCCGTCGCCCATCCGGTCGGGCCGAAGCTGCAGGAGCGGATCGCTGCGGCCGCCGAGGTCGAGGAATTGCCCTTCGTGCGCGGCGGGACGCTGGTGACGATGGAAGGGCCGCAATTCTCGACCTATGCCGAGTCGACGACCTATCGCGGCCTCGGCTACGATCTGATCGGCATGACGGCGATGCCCGAGGCCAAGCTCGCGCGCGAGGCTGAGATCACCTACGCCACCGTCGCGATGGTGACGGATTATGATTGCTGGCACGAACTGCATGGCGCGGTCGATGTGGCGTCCGTCGTCGCGGTGTTGCACGAAAATGCCGACAAGGCCCGCCGTCTGGTCGCGCGGCTCGCTGCCGATTTCCCGGCCGAGCGGGAGGCCTGCCCGGCAGGGTCCCACAATGCGCTAGACCATGCGCTCATCACCGCGCCGGCTTTCCGCGACTCGGCTCTGCTGGCGAAGCTCGACGCCGTCGCCGGCCGGGTTCTCGAGCGCGCGTGATGGCCGCGCCCTTGACGAAGCGGGCTCGGCGTCCGACCAAGGCGCTCGACCACGCGCCCGGGATGCCATCCATGAACCTCGCCGACACGATCCGCGCCATTCCGGATTATCCGCGACCGGGGATCATCTTCCGCGACATCACCACGCTGCTCGGCGATGCGCGCGCCTTCCGGCGGGCTGTGGACGAACTGGTGCAGCCATTCGCCGGCCTGAAGATCGCGAAGATCGCCGGCATCGAGGCGCGCGGCTTCATTCTCGGCGGTGCTGTGGCGCATCAGCTCTCGGCCGGCTTCATTCCGGTACGCAAGAAGGGCAAGCTGCCGCGTGAGACGCTGCGCGTGACCTATGCGCTCGAATACGGCACCGACGAGATCGAGGTGCATCGCGACGCGGTGCAGCCCGGCGAGCGCGTCCTCCTGGTCGACGATCTGATCGCGACCGGCGGCACGGCTGAAGGCGCGGTCAATCTGCTGGCGGGGCTCGGCGCGGAGGTGGTTGCAGCCTGCTTCATCGTCGACCTGCCGGAACTCGGCGGCGCCGACAAGATCCGCCGGCTCGGCGTACCGGTTCGGACGCTCGTTTCCTTCGGTGGGCACTGAGCAGCGATGAAGATCAACGGCCAGCATTACCGCACGATCTGGCCGGCGCAGGATGGCTGGCGCGTCGTGGTCATCGACCAAACGCGGTTGCCCTTCCGCTTCGAGACAGTGGCGCTGGGCTCGGCCGAGCAGGCGGCGGATGCGATCCGCAACATGGTAGTGCGTGGTGCACCGCTGATCGGCGCGACGGCGGCGTATGGCGTGGCGCTGGCGATGCGGGTCGACGCCTCCGATATGGCGCTCGATGAAGCGCTCGCCTTGCTCGGGGCGACGCGGCCGACGGCGGTGAACCTGCGCTGGGCTTTGGAGCGGATGCGGCGCGTGTTGACACCGCTTGCCGTGGATGAGCGCGTCGAAGCTGCCTATGCCGAAGCGGCCGCGATTTGTGACGAAGATGTCGCGCTCTGCCGCGCCATCGGTGAGCATGGCCTGCCACTCATCCGGGAAATCGCAGCGCGCAAGCCGACGGGGCAGTCGGTCAATATCCTGACCCATTGCAATGCAGGCTGGATCGCCACGGTGGACTGGGGCACGGCGCTGGCGCCGATCTATCTGGCGCATGATGCCGGCATCGCGGTCCATGTCTGGGTCGACGAGACGCGCCCGCGCAACCAGGGCGCGGCGTTGACGGCTTACGAGCTCGGCGCGCATGGCGTGCCGCATACGGTGATTGTCGACAATGCCGGCGGTCATCTGATGCAGCGCGGCCAGGTCGATCTGGTGATTGTCGGGACCGATCGGACGACGGCGAACGGCGATGTCGCCAACAAGATCGGTACCTATCTCAAGGCGCTGGCCGCGCACGACAACGGCGTGCCCTTCTATGTCGCGTTGCCTTCGCCGACGATCGACTGGAGCATCCGCGACGGCCTTGCGGATATCCCGATCGAGGAGCGAGCCGGCCGCGAGGTCACACATCTCCCAGGCCTGGCGGAGGATGGCGAAGTGAGGGCGTTCAGGGTGGTGGCGCCGGGCAGCGCAGTGGCGAATCCGGCCTTCGACGTCACGCCGGCGCGGTTGGTGACGGGGCTGATCACCGAGCGTGGCATCTGTGCCGCGAGCAGCGAAGGGCTGGCGGGGCTGTTCCCCGATCTGGCGCGTGGAGTGGCGGCATGAACGAACAGGCGTTGCGGGCGGAAATCGTCGCGGTTGCGCAGGCGATCGACCGAGCCGGGTTCTGCCCTTCGAAATCCGGTAACGTCTCGGCGCGTTTCGAGGGCGGACTGTTGATCACGCCGTCGGGGCTGCCCTATGCGCAGACGAAACCGGAGGATCTGATCCACCTTGCGCTCGACGGCACGGTGCTCTCCGGCGCGCGCAAGCCGTCTTCGGAATGGCCGTTCCATGTCGAGATCTACAAGGCCAGGCCGGATGCGCAGGCGATCGTGCACACCCATTCGCCGCGGGCCACGGCGCTCTCCTGCACGCGGCGCGGCATTCCGGCGTTCCATTACATGATCGCACTTTGCGGCGGCGCGGATGTCCGCTGCGCCGACTATGCTACCTTCGGCACGCCGGAACTCGCGGCCAATGCAGTGAAGGCGCTGGAAGGGCGCAAGGCGGTGTTGCTCGCGAACCATGGCGTCATTGCGCTCGGTGGCTCGCTGGCCGGTGCGCATCAGATCGTAGCCGAGGTCGAAAACCTCGCGGGACAGTATCTCGACATTCTCGCCGCTGGGCTCACGCCCGCGATCCTCGATGCCGAGGAAATGGCGCGGGTTTCGGCGAAGTTCACGGGCTACGGCAAGGTCGGCTAGGTTCTTCGCCTGCGGGCCGGGCAAATGCCAGCAGTCGGGTTAAGTTTTCCTCAAGGGCGACCCCGGCATAAATCCTGACGTCTTCGTCGCCTGTTCCAGAGACTTCCGTGCCGCTGGACTATCATTCCCTGCTGACGGCCTTCACCCTTTCCGGATGCGGGCTGGCGACCGCCTTCCTCGTCAGCTGGCTCGTCTCGCAGAAAGAACGGTTCCTGATGGCCTGGACCATCGGCGTCTCGCTGATGGCGTTCGGCGTGCTGATCTACGACGGCTATGTCAAGACGATGTCGCCGCTGCTCGGCGCCGCGGGATATACGGTGCTGTTGATCGGCCTTGCCTTCGTCTTTGGAGCGGGCCGCGAATTCCGGACGCAGGTTCTGCCCTGGCGCAGCATGGTCGCCATGGCTGTCGCGTCGTCCGCTGCCGTGGCGACCCCGATGCTGGCTGGGTACAACGGCATCGCGATCCTGCTGCTCAATCTCGCAGCGACGGTCATTCTGCTGGTCACGGCGTGGGACTACTGGCTCGGGCGGGCGGAGGCCAGGCTGGCGATCACGTTATTGACCGCCCTCTATGTCCTGACCGGGCTCTCCTTCGTTCCCTGCGCCATTCTCCTGCTGCTCGACGGCCGCTGGATCCTGCCCGCTATTCCGTCGAATTGGGCCGAGGATCTCAATATCGCCATCTGCCTGACCACACTCGCCGGGATCGGCGCATTGTCGCTTGCGCTCAATCAGGCGCGGCTGGCGCGTGGCCACAAGCACGATGCGGAAACCGATCCGCTCACCGGCCTGCTCAACCGGCGGGCGTTGCTCGACCGGATTGCAAGCGAGGTCGAAGGGCCTGCCGCGCTCATCATCTTCGACATCGATCACTTCAAGCGGATCAACGATATCCATGGCCATCTTGCCGGCGACGATGTGTTGCGGGCGTTCGGGGAGATTCTGATTTCCTGCCGGGCGCAGGGGCTGGCAGCGCGGCTCGGCGGCGAGGAGTTCGCGCTGCTGATGCCACGCGGCTCGCTGGTCTCGGCTGCCATTGTCGCTGACAGCGTGCGGGTGCGCCTCGGCAAGCGCCATTTCGCGGCGAGTGCAGGTTCGTTCGGAAGCACCGTCAGTGCCGGCGTCGCCCATGCCGCGGACAGCGTCATCGATTTCGACGCATTGCTGCAGGATGCCGACAAGGCGCTCTACGCTGCCAAGCGAAACGGCCGAGACCGGGTCGCGGTCAGTTCGGACGAGGAGGAATTCCTCGCCCAGATGCATGTACAATCGGATGGTCAACGCGGGCCCGTTGATTTGGTTAGGCTCCGGATCGGCTAAGATTTACCTTGCAGAATGTGATTTTGTAATACTATCTTATGTTTACTCCCATAAATTTAAGTACAAAAAATTCTATACTTATATTTTTGACCATTGTTTACTTAGTTAAATTTTAAACTTATTTAAAATACGCAACCTGTTGCGCATTTCTGTCTTGATAGACTGGATTTATGGCTTCGCTTCTTGCGTGTGTCCAAAGGTCTTGGCCTTCCCAGAGGTGGGTCGGTGCCCCGCCGCCACCAAGTCGTCACTCTGAATGGGGCGGCCGAGCATCCCCTGGCTGCCGTGCCTGTGCAGTTTTTACTGTTGGAGGCAGTTTTTACTCTTGGAGAGCGTGAGCGTTCAAACATGCCGCGGCAGCGCCGAAGCGCACGAACCCGCTCCCTCACGCGCGCGTTAAACCAAGGAGCGCAAATGGAGCCGTCGGTTCGTAATGGAAAACCTTCGGGGCAGATCCATCCATGCCGGGCTCGCAAATATGAGCGGCCAGGTCGGCCGCGTATTCATCAAAATATTCTCGACGATGATTTTGGCGCGCCTGCTCGTGCCGAGCGATTACGGTTTGATCGCGATGGTCACGACCTTCACTGGTTTTCTTGGCCTTTTCAGCAGCTTGGGGCTCTATCACGCGACGATCCAGTGCGACTCGATCTCGTCGGAGCAGTCCTCGACGCTCTTCTGGATCATGCTTCTTTTCGGCTTCGTGCTCTTCATCCTGTGCGTGGCGCTCGCGCCCGCGATCGCGCTCTTCTACGGTGATCCCAGGCTCGTTTCGACGACGATCATCATTGGAACGGGGTTCATCATATCGGGCGCCAGCATCCAGCATGGAGCGCTCCTCTCCCGGCAGATGCGTTATGGAACATCGGCGCTGATCGATATCAGCGCCGAACTGATCAGCACGGCGGTCGCGATCTATCTCGCCTGGATCGGGTACGGGTATTTTGCCTTGGCGTACATGATCGTTCTGCAGCCGCTCGTCGTGACGATCGGGCTGTGGTGCTGCACGAGGTGGGTTCCGTCGCGCCCACATTTCAGTGCCCAGATCGCGCCGATGCTGCGTTTTGGCAGAGCTATGACGCTGACCAGCGCCGTCACCTACATCGCGAGCAATCTGCAAAAGGTCTTGATCGGCAAATTCTGGGGCGAGGAAGCGATCGGCTTATATGGTCGCGGCAGCTATTTGATCTCGTTTCCGACCGATACGCTGAACAATGCCATAGGGGAGGTTGCCTTCAATGCCCTGTCGAAGGTCAAGCGCGACGCCGCTCGCCTCCGACGCTCGTTCTTGCAGATCTATACATGCGTCGTCGCGCTGACGTTTCCGACGACGGCCGCTTGCGCGTTGTTCGCCGATGACCTGATCGCGATCCTTCTGGGCCGGCATTGGAGCGGGGTCGTTCCGATATTCCAGCTGCTGACGCCGACCGTCCTGGTCTTCGCGATCAACAACCCGGTCGGATGGTTGTTGAACGCGCTTGGAATGGCCGACAGGGGCCTGAAGATCGCGTTGGTTTCGGCGCCGCTGATGCTGCTGGCAGTGGTGGTCGGCCTGCCCTACGGAGCGAACGGCGTCGCCTTGTCGTACTCCGTCGTCATGCTGCTGAAGGCTGCGCCCCTGACGGTATGGGCGCTGCGTGGAACGGGGATCCATTTCAGGGACGTTGTCGCCGGCCTGAGCGGGCCCCTGACGGCCAGCGTCGTCGCGGGAATCGTCTCCTATGCGGTGAAGACCCAGTTGCTGGATGCGGTGCCTTCGTTCCTCCGTCTTGTTCTACTGACCGTCCTTTTCTCGATCACCTACCTGTTGGTGTTGCTGCGTTCGACAGCGCACAGGGCGGTGATCGCCGACGTGCTGGAGACCGCGAAGAACTTTGGCATCGATCCGAGACGTTTTGGGATCAGGAGCGCGGGTTGAGCAGCTCCGCGTGGACGGGTTGCCAGGGAGGGGCTCGTCCCGGCACCCGATCCGATCGGTTTCTCGGATCGGCGTGCTCTTCGCCCGATTACGGCGAGGGGATGCCGAGGGATGGATGATGAACGTTCGATGCCTACGTATTATCGATGAGGACTGCGATGGATACCAATAATAGCCCGTTGGTGAGCGTTGTGACGCCTGTCTATAATGGATCTTCCTATTTGAGGGATTGCATCGAGAGCGTTCTGTCTCAATCTTACGAAAATTTTGAATACATTATCGTCAATAATGCCAGCACGGACTGCACCCTTCAGGTCGCAAGTGAGTACGCCAGAGAGGATCACCGGATACGCATATGCAGTAATGACACTTTGTTGCCGATCATCGCGAACCATAACAGGGCGTTGCAGGAGATCGACCCGCAGAGCAAGTATTGCAAGATCGTCTCGGCCGATGACCGGATCTTTCCGGAATGTATCGCACAAATGGTGGCGCTGGCCGAAGCGAATCCGCGTGTCGGCCTGGTGGGATCCTATCAGTTGTGCGGCGAAATGAACGCTAATTTCGAAGATCAGTGGATACGGAATGTCGGACTTGATCCTCTCAAGTCCGTTTTCTCTGGATCCGAGGTCTGTCGAAAGCAACTGCTCGGGGCACTGAGCGTTTTCGGTAATCCGACATCGACGCTGTATCGCTCGGATCTCGTTCGCCGGAATGCGGAGTTCTATCCGAATCCTTCAGCTGAAGCCGATACGAGCGCCTGCTTCGCCGCACTATGCGATTCCGATTATGGCTTCGTTCACCAGGTGCTCTCGTATGAGCGCGTTCACACCATGCGGCAGACGACTGTGGCGCAGAATTTGAACACCTACCTGCCATCGGCGATCAGCGACTGCATGACATATGGCCGATATTTCATGGCGGATTCGGAAATTGCTGAGAGGCTGCGTCAATTATTTACGGAATACTACGAGTTCCTGGGGTCGAGCGCCCTTCGGGCGAATAATGACGCCTTCTGGACTTATCATAAAGCAGCGCTGCAGGCTTTGGGGATTTCTCTGGACAAGCGGCGTGTAGCCCTGGAGGCAGCGAAGAAGTGCGTGAGGACCATGAAGACGCCGGCCAGATTCTTCGGGGTGGCTGTGGAACGGACGCGACGCATCCTGAACTGACTTACCGAGTC contains the following coding sequences:
- a CDS encoding ABC transporter ATP-binding protein; the encoded protein is MFAPFFRWLESRIDVFAPFDEGETPPRGVWPFMWHHIKGVKGWMALIMLTGLGFSGIEAAMYLMVGWFVDLLSTQSPATIFRDHGWVLAGAAFLLVVVRPLIYFANHAIVDQVVVPQITNQIRWRNHVYTLGHALSYFQNDFAGRLSARVIQAGQSIRGATIEVIDDLWYALVFASVAIGFFGKTSLWLALPVIAWLAAYVALLIYFVPRAKKRSEANSLGRSSTTGRIVDSYTNILTVKLFARGDAERSAVRESLGWWNDSFLNLSRLITGVSVILQTMNSLLVVATAWLALLLWSQGEMTPGAVAAAIGLVLRLVQMSGWLIHLVRGIFENIGSVQESMETIAKPHDLPDAADAVPLVVDRGAIRFEAIRFNYGRAQGLFEGLDLSIKPGERVGLVGPSGAGKSTLVNLLLRLYPLDGGRILIDGQDIAHVTQDSLRAQIGMVTQDNSLLHRSIGDNIAYGRIGANEAEIAEAARQAEAHEFILGLGDQDGRKGFDSRVGERGVKLSGGQRQRIAIARVLLKDAPILILDEATSALDSEVEAAIQQQLAALMQGKTVIAIAHRLSTIAELDRLIVLDKGRIVDTGSHEELIARGGLYARLWARQSGGFLAAADPEKLAV
- a CDS encoding cytochrome b/b6, encoding MSGHSSYVPKTGIERWLDARLPIIRLTHDSAVSYPVPRNLNYLWTFGGILVFMLVAQIITGVILVMHYTPHATMAFNSVEHIMRDVNYGWLLRYLHSNGASMFFVAVYVHIFRGIYYGSYKAPREVLWILGVVIFLLMMATAFMGYVLPWGQMSFWGATVITNLFSALPVIGETIVTYLWGGYSVDNPTLNRFFSLHYLLPFMIFGVVVLHVWALHHVGQNNPTGVEVKNVEKDTVPFTPYATIKDLFGMVVFMIVFGWFVFYQPNFMGHADNYIPANPAATPAHIVPEWYFLPFYAILRAIPDKLGGVIAMGSAIVVLAFLPWIDTSKVKSMNYRPIARQLFWAWLAVCIGLGYLGAMPPEGGFVIASQIFTVLYFGFFVALFVVGLFERPKALPTSIADSVLASAKGGSAARIATATAAEPNVKG
- a CDS encoding cytochrome c1; protein product: MSRLSFRLALTGLAAGLAFGALSLPAARAAEGGVKPPELSWTFSGPLGKFDRAQLQRGFKVFKEVCSSCHAASLVAFRNLSEPGGPEFTTGQVAALAATYQIKDGPNDQGEMFERPGRPADRFPAPFPNEQAARAAQGGAYPPDFSVLAKARTYERGFPTFIFDIFTQYQEQGPDYIHALLTGYKEPPAGFQALLPGQNYNEYMPGHLIAMPKPLSDGQVEYPKGADGKPQVPETVDQYARDVAAFMVWMAEPHLEQRKRIALWFMPFLVILAFLLYFSKKRIWSRMPDGSPAH
- a CDS encoding S-methyl-5'-thioadenosine phosphorylase — protein: MSEAVLGIIGGSGIYDLPGLTDIREERIESPWGEPSDALRIGRIGSTKIVFLPRHGRGHVLSPSDINYRANIDVLKRAGVTDLVSLSACGSYKAELYPGLFVLVDQFVDRTTRRESSFFGKGCVAHVSVAHPVGPKLQERIAAAAEVEELPFVRGGTLVTMEGPQFSTYAESTTYRGLGYDLIGMTAMPEAKLAREAEITYATVAMVTDYDCWHELHGAVDVASVVAVLHENADKARRLVARLAADFPAEREACPAGSHNALDHALITAPAFRDSALLAKLDAVAGRVLERA
- a CDS encoding adenine phosphoribosyltransferase, translating into MPSMNLADTIRAIPDYPRPGIIFRDITTLLGDARAFRRAVDELVQPFAGLKIAKIAGIEARGFILGGAVAHQLSAGFIPVRKKGKLPRETLRVTYALEYGTDEIEVHRDAVQPGERVLLVDDLIATGGTAEGAVNLLAGLGAEVVAACFIVDLPELGGADKIRRLGVPVRTLVSFGGH
- the mtnA gene encoding S-methyl-5-thioribose-1-phosphate isomerase, which gives rise to MKINGQHYRTIWPAQDGWRVVVIDQTRLPFRFETVALGSAEQAADAIRNMVVRGAPLIGATAAYGVALAMRVDASDMALDEALALLGATRPTAVNLRWALERMRRVLTPLAVDERVEAAYAEAAAICDEDVALCRAIGEHGLPLIREIAARKPTGQSVNILTHCNAGWIATVDWGTALAPIYLAHDAGIAVHVWVDETRPRNQGAALTAYELGAHGVPHTVIVDNAGGHLMQRGQVDLVIVGTDRTTANGDVANKIGTYLKALAAHDNGVPFYVALPSPTIDWSIRDGLADIPIEERAGREVTHLPGLAEDGEVRAFRVVAPGSAVANPAFDVTPARLVTGLITERGICAASSEGLAGLFPDLARGVAA
- a CDS encoding class II aldolase/adducin family protein, encoding MNEQALRAEIVAVAQAIDRAGFCPSKSGNVSARFEGGLLITPSGLPYAQTKPEDLIHLALDGTVLSGARKPSSEWPFHVEIYKARPDAQAIVHTHSPRATALSCTRRGIPAFHYMIALCGGADVRCADYATFGTPELAANAVKALEGRKAVLLANHGVIALGGSLAGAHQIVAEVENLAGQYLDILAAGLTPAILDAEEMARVSAKFTGYGKVG
- a CDS encoding GGDEF domain-containing protein, translated to MPLDYHSLLTAFTLSGCGLATAFLVSWLVSQKERFLMAWTIGVSLMAFGVLIYDGYVKTMSPLLGAAGYTVLLIGLAFVFGAGREFRTQVLPWRSMVAMAVASSAAVATPMLAGYNGIAILLLNLAATVILLVTAWDYWLGRAEARLAITLLTALYVLTGLSFVPCAILLLLDGRWILPAIPSNWAEDLNIAICLTTLAGIGALSLALNQARLARGHKHDAETDPLTGLLNRRALLDRIASEVEGPAALIIFDIDHFKRINDIHGHLAGDDVLRAFGEILISCRAQGLAARLGGEEFALLMPRGSLVSAAIVADSVRVRLGKRHFAASAGSFGSTVSAGVAHAADSVIDFDALLQDADKALYAAKRNGRDRVAVSSDEEEFLAQMHVQSDGQRGPVDLVRLRIG